A single Epinephelus lanceolatus isolate andai-2023 chromosome 22, ASM4190304v1, whole genome shotgun sequence DNA region contains:
- the LOC144459705 gene encoding macrophage mannose receptor 1-like, translating into MQWSLFVLLLMGQCSFFMCHLHEYHFVNQTKTWTEAQQYCREHHTDLATVSDMTDMERLRDSAQNQDGAWIGLYSDPERNERGMWHWQWSLPGLEFNDRESRWHEEEPNDLYSPEKCVQMKNHKWNDASCSHKHTFICYDERKQSNKRFHLIEDTMSWPQAQSYCREHHTDLVSGDQQLEDNEFKREYRSNEVVWIGLFRDSWRWSDGSNHSFRYWDLELFRDEDSSKKCAVTLLDGKWSSDECEETKPFFCYGGTTTKKGTTAGPSSSTVTEDKTQGTTTKKGTTAGPSSSTVTEDKTQGTTTKKGTTAGPSSSTVTEDKTQGQCSFFMCHLHEYHFVKEKKTWTEAQQYCREHHTDLATVSDMTDMERLRDSAQNQDEAWIGLYSDPERNERGMWHWQWSLPGLEFNDRESRWHEEEPNDLYSPEKCVQMHNHIWWDAPCSYNHKCICYDERKQSNKTFHLIEDKMSWPQAQSYCREHHTDLVSGDQQLEDDEFKREYKSNEVVWIGLFRDSWRWSDGSSFSFRYWGPQFNDDSGSERCAVTMLNDGGRWRDEHCDEKKPFFCYGDKMILIKENMTWEEALYYCEEKHHDLVYITNPDEQRWVQEKAKKANSPYVWLGLRYTCTLGFWFWIDDKMVTYKNWDTDVPADDCDMSGAMDRGGEHKWFKKNDNEKFNFICSTC; encoded by the exons ATGCAGTGGAGTCTGTTTGTGCTCCTTCTGATGG GTCAGTGTTCCTTCTTCATGTGTCACCTCCATGAGTACCACTTTGTTAACCAGACAAAGACCTGGACTGAAGCCCAGCAGTACTGCAGAGAGCATCACACTGACCTGGCCACAGTGTCTGACATGACAGACATGGAGAGACTCCGTGACTCTGCACAGAATCAAGATGGAGCCTGGATTGGGCTTTACAGCGACCCTGAAAGAAATGAGAGAGGGATGTGGCACTGGCAGTGGTCTCTGCCAGGGCTGGAGTTCAATGATAGGGAGAGTAGATGGCATGAGGAAGAGCCGAATGATTTATACAGCCCTGAGAAATGTGTGCAGATGAAGAATCACAAATGGAATGATGCCAGTTGTTCTCATAAACATACATTTATCTGCTATGATG AAAGGAAGCAATCCAACAAGAGATTCCATCTGATTGAAGACACGATGAGCTGGCCACAGGCTCAGAGCTACTGCAGAGAACATCACACTGACCTGGTCAGTGGAGACCAACAGTTAGAGGACAACGAATTCAAGAGAGAGTATAGGTCAAACGAGGTCGTGTGGATCGGCCTGTTCAGAGACTCCTGGAGGTGGTCAGATGGGAGCAATCACTCTTTCAGATACTGGGATCTGGAGTTATTCAGAGATGAAGACAGCAGTAAGAAATGTGCTGTGACTCTGCTGGATGGAAAATGGAGCTCCGACGAGTGTGAAGAAACAAAACCCTTCTTCTGCTATGGTG gaacaaccacaaagaaaggAACAACAGCAGGTCCCTCATCATCCACTGTTACTGAGGACAAGACACAAG gaacaaccacaaagaaaggAACAACAGCAGGTCCCTCATCATCCACTGTTACTGAGGACAAGACACAAG gaacaaccacaaagaaaggAACAACAGCAGGTCCCTCATCATCCACTGTTACTGAGGACAAGACACAAG GTCAGTGTTCCTTCTTCATGTGTCACCTCCATGAGTACCACTTTGTTAAAGAGAAGAAGACCTGGACTGAAGCCCAGCAGTACTGCAGAGAGCATCACACTGACCTGGCCACAGTGTCTGACATGACAGACATGGAGAGACTCCGTGACTCTGCACAGAATCAAGATGAAGCCTGGATTGGGCTTTACAGCGACCCTGAAAGAAATGAGAGAGGGATGTGGCACTGGCAGTGGTCTCTGCCAGGGCTGGAGTTCAATGATAGGGAGAGTAGATGGCATGAGGAAGAGCCGAATGATTTGTACAGCCCTGAGAAATGTGTGCAGATGCACAATCACATATGGTGGGATGCCCCTTGTTCTTACAATCATAAATGTATCTGCTATGATG AAAGGAAGCAATCCAACAAGACATTCCATCTGATTGAAGACAAGATGAGCTGGCCACAGGCTCAGAGCTACTGCAGAGAACATCACACTGACCTGGTCAGTGGAGACCAACAGTTAGAGGACGACGAATTCAAGAGAGAGTATAAGTCAAACGAGGTCGTGTGGATCGGCCTGTTCAGAGACTCCTGGAGGTGGTCAGATGGGAGCAGTTTCTCTTTCAGATACTGGGGTCCACAGTTTAACGATGACTCAGGCAGTGAGAGATGTGCTGTGACCATGCTgaatgatggaggcagatggaGGGATGAACACTGTGATGAGAAAAAACCCTTCTTCTGCTATGGTG ATAAAATGATCCTGATCAAGGAGAACATGACCTGGGAGGAAGCCTTATATTACTGCGAAGAGAAACACCATGACCTGGTCTACATCACCAACCCTGACGAGCAGCGATGGGTCCAAGAGAAAGCCAAGAAGGCCAACAGTCCCTACGTCTGGCTGGGACTGCGCTACACCTGCACTCTGGGTTTCTGGTTCTGGATCGATGACAAGATGGTCACCTATAAGAACTGGGACACAGATGTACCAGCGGATGACTGTGACATGTCTGGAGCcatggacagaggaggagaacatAAGTGGTTCAAAAAGAATGACAATGAGAAGTTTAATTTCATCTGTTCTACGTGCTAA
- the LOC144459707 gene encoding L-selectin-like, with product MQWSLFLLLLMGQCSFFMCHLHEYHFVKEKKNWTEAQQYCREHHTDLATVSNMTGMERLRDSAHDQDGAWIGLYNLSQSTAGEDNRMWHWSLPGVEFNVTNTK from the exons ATGCAGTGGAGTCTGTTTCTGCTCCTTCTGATGG GTCAGTGTTCCTTCTTCATGTGTCACCTCCATGAGTACCACTTTGTTAAAGAGAAGAAGAACTGGACTGAAGCCCAGCAGTACTGCAGAGAGCATCACACTGACCTGGCCACAGTGTCTAACATGACAGGCATGGAGAGACTCCGTGACTCTGCACACGATCAAGATGGAGCCTGGATTGGGCTTTACAACTTGTCTCAGAG CACCGCAGGAGAAGACAACAGGATGTGGCACTGGTCTCTGCCAGGAGTGGAGTTCAATGTTACTAATACAAAATGA
- the LOC117245671 gene encoding putative C-type lectin domain family 20 member A isoform X2 codes for MQWSLFLLLLMGQCSFFMCHLHEYHFVKEEKTWTEAQQYCREHHTDLATVSNMTDMERLCDSAQNQDGAWIGLYSLSQSTAGEDNRMWHWSLPGVEFNVTNTKWAPGEPNDVDSPENCVCIRNNSWLDFHCTEHKPAFICYDERKQSNKTFHLIEDTMSWPQAQSYCREHHTDLVSGDQQLEDDEFKREKSDREVWIGLFRDSWRWSDGSNHSFRYWKSFKVGDDDQCAMTKLDDDDNKNGKWRADKCDHQKPFFCYNGTTTKKGTTAGPSSSTVTEDKTQGTTTKKGTTAGPSSSTVTEDKTQDKMILIKENMTWEEALYYCEEKHHDLVYITNHDEQRWVQEKAKKANSPYVWLGLRYTCTLGFWFWIDDKMVTYKNWDTDVPADDCDMSGAMDRGGEHKWFKKNDNEKFNFICSTC; via the exons ATGCAGTGGAGTCTGTTTCTGCTCCTTCTGATGG GTCAGTGTTCCTTCTTCATGTGTCACCTCCATGAGTACCACTTTGTTAAAGAGGAGAAGACCTGGACTGAAGCCCAGCAGTACTGCAGAGAGCATCACACTGACCTGGCCACAGTGTCTAACATGACAGACATGGAGAGACTCTGTGACTCTGCACAGAATCAAGATGGAGCCTGGATTGGGCTTTACAGCTTGTCTCAGAG CACCGCAGGAGAAGACAACAGGATGTGGCACTGGTCTCTGCCAGGAGTGGAGTTCAATGTTACTAATACAAAATGGGCTCCAGGTGAACCAAATGATGTTGACTCTcctgaaaactgtgtgtgtatacgtAATAACTCATGGCTGGACTTCCACTGTACAGAGCATAAGCCTGCCTTCATCTGCTACGATG AAAGGAAGCAATCCAACAAGACATTCCATCTGATTGAAGACACGATGAGCTGGCCACAGGCTCAGAGCTACTGCAGAGAACATCACACTGACCTGGTCAGTGGAGACCAACAGTTAGAGGACGACGAATTCAAGAGAGAGAAGTCAGACAGGGAGGTGTGGATCGGCCTGTTCAGAGATTCCTGGAGGTGGTCAGATGGGAGCAATCACTCTTTCAGATACTGGAAGTCATTTAAAGTTGGAGATGACGACCAGTGTGCTATGACTAAgttagatgatgatgataataagaATGGAAAATGGAGAGCAGACAAATGTGACCATCAAAAACCCTTCTTCTGCTATAATG gaacaaccacaaagaaaggAACAACAGCAGGTCCCTCATCATCCACTGTTACTGAGGACAAGACACAAG gaacaaccacaaagaaaggAACAACAGCAGGTCCCTCATCATCCACTGTTACTGAGGACAAGACACAAG ATAAAATGATCCTGATCAAGGAGAACATGACCTGGGAGGAAGCCTTATATTACTGCGAAGAGAAACACCATGACCTGGTCTACATCACCAACCATGACGAGCAGCGATGGGTCCAAGAGAAAGCCAAGAAGGCCAACAGTCCCTACGTCTGGCTGGGACTGCGCTACACCTGCACTCTGGGTTTCTGGTTCTGGATCGATGACAAGATGGTCACCTATAAGAACTGGGACACAGATGTACCAGCGGATGACTGTGACATGTCTGGAGCcatggacagaggaggagaacatAAGTGGTTCAAAAAGAATGACAATGAGAAGTTTAATTTCATCTGTTCTACGTGCTAA
- the LOC117245671 gene encoding putative C-type lectin domain family 20 member A isoform X1, with the protein MQWSLFLLLLMGQCSFFMCHLHEYHFVKEEKTWTEAQQYCREHHTDLATVSNMTDMERLCDSAQNQDGAWIGLYSLSQSTAGEDNRMWHWSLPGVEFNVTNTKWAPGEPNDVDSPENCVCIRNNSWLDFHCTEHKPAFICYDERKQSNKTFHLIEDTMSWPQAQSYCREHHTDLVSGDQQLEDDEFKREKSDREVWIGLFRDSWRWSDGSNHSFRYWKSFKVGDDDQCAMTKLDDDDNKNGKWRADKCDHQKPFFCYNGTTTKNETTAGPSSSTVTEDKTQGTTTKKGTTAGPSSSTVTEDKTQGTTTKKGTTAGPSSSTVTEDKTQDKMILIKENMTWEEALYYCEEKHHDLVYITNHDEQRWVQEKAKKANSPYVWLGLRYTCTLGFWFWIDDKMVTYKNWDTDVPADDCDMSGAMDRGGEHKWFKKNDNEKFNFICSTC; encoded by the exons ATGCAGTGGAGTCTGTTTCTGCTCCTTCTGATGG GTCAGTGTTCCTTCTTCATGTGTCACCTCCATGAGTACCACTTTGTTAAAGAGGAGAAGACCTGGACTGAAGCCCAGCAGTACTGCAGAGAGCATCACACTGACCTGGCCACAGTGTCTAACATGACAGACATGGAGAGACTCTGTGACTCTGCACAGAATCAAGATGGAGCCTGGATTGGGCTTTACAGCTTGTCTCAGAG CACCGCAGGAGAAGACAACAGGATGTGGCACTGGTCTCTGCCAGGAGTGGAGTTCAATGTTACTAATACAAAATGGGCTCCAGGTGAACCAAATGATGTTGACTCTcctgaaaactgtgtgtgtatacgtAATAACTCATGGCTGGACTTCCACTGTACAGAGCATAAGCCTGCCTTCATCTGCTACGATG AAAGGAAGCAATCCAACAAGACATTCCATCTGATTGAAGACACGATGAGCTGGCCACAGGCTCAGAGCTACTGCAGAGAACATCACACTGACCTGGTCAGTGGAGACCAACAGTTAGAGGACGACGAATTCAAGAGAGAGAAGTCAGACAGGGAGGTGTGGATCGGCCTGTTCAGAGATTCCTGGAGGTGGTCAGATGGGAGCAATCACTCTTTCAGATACTGGAAGTCATTTAAAGTTGGAGATGACGACCAGTGTGCTATGACTAAgttagatgatgatgataataagaATGGAAAATGGAGAGCAGACAAATGTGACCATCAAAAACCCTTCTTCTGCTATAATG gaacaaccacaaagaatgAAACAACAGCAGGTCCCTCATCATCCACTGTTACTGAGGACAAGACACAAG gaacaaccacaaagaaaggAACAACAGCAGGTCCCTCATCATCCACTGTTACTGAGGACAAGACACAAG gaacaaccacaaagaaaggAACAACAGCAGGTCCCTCATCATCCACTGTTACTGAGGACAAGACACAAG ATAAAATGATCCTGATCAAGGAGAACATGACCTGGGAGGAAGCCTTATATTACTGCGAAGAGAAACACCATGACCTGGTCTACATCACCAACCATGACGAGCAGCGATGGGTCCAAGAGAAAGCCAAGAAGGCCAACAGTCCCTACGTCTGGCTGGGACTGCGCTACACCTGCACTCTGGGTTTCTGGTTCTGGATCGATGACAAGATGGTCACCTATAAGAACTGGGACACAGATGTACCAGCGGATGACTGTGACATGTCTGGAGCcatggacagaggaggagaacatAAGTGGTTCAAAAAGAATGACAATGAGAAGTTTAATTTCATCTGTTCTACGTGCTAA